One Mercenaria mercenaria strain notata chromosome 12, MADL_Memer_1, whole genome shotgun sequence DNA segment encodes these proteins:
- the LOC123534416 gene encoding carbonic anhydrase-like gives MERLVAVVCVLLAAFVSEVFSSAGNVWTYRGSLGPDHWHLDYPHCGGVKQSPISVVTNDVIIDTDRLTPIVLRGYETVSNVTYTLENNGHTVLVDLNDKHSEMSGGGLPGTFVAQQFHFHWGATDERGSEHDVNGIHFPMEMHLVHFNKKYGTISTAVDKEDGLAVLGFFFKIGRHNPYFEEIIDHFNQIKYKNSEVEIKSIPLVELMPEKLTKFYRYEGSLTTPPCYESVTWTLFNETIEIAEEQLQDFRTTLYENEENGSDLSYDISDDYRPVQCLFRRRVYASHPALKFSAESDERVEGVQGNAGRSSPQSLTTLLFTCIAFYICVFSVY, from the exons gaAATGTCTGGACGTATAGAGGATCTCTAG GTCCGGATCACTGGCATTTAGACTATCCACATTGCGGAGGAGTGAAACAGTCTCCAATCAGTGTCGTTACCAATGACGTCATCATCGATACGGACAGGCTAACTCCCATTGTGTTACGTGGTTATGAAACGGTATCGAATGTAACCTATACCTTGGAAAATAATGGTCATACAG TTCTTGTAGATCTAAATGACAAGCACTCTGAAATGAGTGGCGGCGGTCTACCAGGAACCTTTGTGGCACAACAGTTTCACTTTCATTGGGGAGCTACCGACGAAAGAGGCTCAGAACATGATGTAAACGGGATCCACTTTCCGATGGAG atGCATCTCGTTCACTTTAACAAGAAGTACGGCACAATATCTACCGCTGTGGACAAGGAGGATGGCCTAGCTGTCCTAGGCTTCTTCTTTAAG ATTGGAAGACACAACCCATACTTTGAAGAGATAATAGATCACTTTAATCAAATCAAGTATAAAA ACAGTGAGGTCGAGATTAAGTCTATACCTCTGGTTGAGTTGATGCCGGAAAAGTTGACCAAATTCTACAGATACGAAGGCAGTCTGACCACGCCCCCATGTTACGAGAGTGTCACGTGGACATTATTCAATGAGACCATCGAAATTGCTGAAGAACAG CTTCAAGATTTCCGAACAACCTTATATGAAAACGAAGAGAACGGATCCGATTTATCTTATGACATTTCCGACGACTACCGACCCGTTCAGTGCTTGTTTCGTCGCCGTGTCTATGCGAGTCATCCCGCTCTGAAATTTAGTGCGGAGAGCGATGAAAGGGTCGAGGGCGTTCAGGGCAATGCAGGAAGAAGTTCCCCTCAATCACTGACAACTTTACTTTTCACTTGCATCGCTTTTTACATATGTGTCTTTTCCGTTTATTAA